The DNA segment ATCTCTTTTATCTTTTCGGCCGTGAGGCGTTCACTGAATCCGGTGCACAGGATAACCGGGATATCGGGCCGTATGCTCAGGAGTTCCTGGGCCAGCTTTTCGCCTGTCATCTGAGGCATGGTCTGGTCGGTGATCACCAGGTCAAATCCCTCAGGCTCTGCCTTAAAGACCTCAAGGGCTTCAAGACTGCTCGTTTTAGCCGTGACCTTATAGCCGAGGCGTTCAAGCAGTTGTGTGCCTGTGTCAACCAAGGCCTCCTCATCGTCCACGAAAAGGACCCTCTCATAG comes from the Deltaproteobacteria bacterium genome and includes:
- a CDS encoding response regulator, with product YERVLFVDDEEALVDTGTQLLERLGYKVTAKTSSLEALEVFKAEPEGFDLVITDQTMPQMTGEKLAQELLSIRPDIPVILCTGFSERLTAEKIKEMGVRALIMKPVVINQLARIIRQVLAQDNEKDT